TTGCTCAATAGCCGCCAAAGTACTAGCATCAATGCTGTGCTTCTGTCGTCCCATTTCTCACTCCTTGTATGTTATGATATGGGACAAGATAATCAGTATTTATGGCATGTCAATATAAATCCTGTATAAGTGCTCTCTGACGGAAGCTCAGGATAAATGGTTGAAAAAGAAAGTAGTCAAGGTGTTTGGGAGAAAGACGGTCAGCGGGAGAAAGAAAGGTCTGACACAACTCACAACTATTCTTCCCAAACCCGCTGCCGACTACGTCTTCAGCAATGTCATCAAACACTGGCCAAACCTCTCTAAAAGTCTTACGTCCAATGTGTCCGAAAGATTCAATCGTAAGATTAAGAAGGTCATGTCAGGTAGATATGGCCTCAAATCATACGAAACCGCCGTTAATCTGGCCAACTCCCTCTGGCTGAAAGAACTGATCGATAACGGAAGGTTCATCCTTCATGATGAATCGCTGATCGCCAGTCTAAATATCTCCCAAATCTGTCAAGAAAAGCTCGCTTGGAACCATCTCGACCTGCTTTTCTCTAAGAACACAAGGAAAGTAGCATAATGAAGTGGGAGGTATTGAACAGTCTCCAAACCATGATTACTGTTTCAGTGATATTTTGTCTTGACATAAAACAGGGCTTTCACAGATTGACAACACAGCATGTGCTGAAGTGGTGAAATTGGTATACACGCTAGTTTCAGGGACTAGTGAGCAATACGCTCATGGGGGTTCGAGTCCCCCCTTCAGCACCATTTTTGTTTTCATATGCAACTACTCATCTTTGTTCCTCCCATCCTTGGATCCTTTGCAGATCAACCTGGAATCAAATAAAAAGATTGACGTCCAACGCTGTATCTCTTTTACTTGTTTTATGAATGCAAAGGAGACTTCATGAGGAACTTTCACCAGATTATCCAACTGCTAAACCTGCTGCCCCATCCCGAAGGTGGATATTATCGCAGAAACTGGCAATCCGATATGCGGGCAGAGACCCTGGACGCCTCCTCAAAGAAGATCCATAACGTTCGCAGCGTAGGTTCTTCCATCATATACCTGCTTCCATCTGAGGAAGTAAGTACTTGGCATCGTATTACTTGTGACGAGATGTGGCATTTCTATGATGGCAGCCCACTGAAGCTATATATGCTGGATATGAATCAGGGGCTCATCACCCGCATTTTGGGGATCAATCTGGAAGCTGAACAACTTCCTCAAATCATCATCCCCCGCAATACTTGGTTCTGCGCTGAAGTAGCCGAAGATGATTCATATAGCCTTTGTGGATGTACACTGTGGCCGTCTTTCAGTTATGCGGATTTTGATCTGGCAGACCGACAGAAGCTAGTAACAGATTTTCCCGAACATATGGCGCTCATCGACCACATCTATGAAAAAACAAATGGAATATAAAACGGAGACAAAATGGAAAAGAAGATATTTGTGCTGGATACCAATGTATTGATCCATAATCCTCGTGCGTTGTTTGCCTTTGAAGATAATCGCGTGGTTATTCCCATCGTAGTCATCGAAGAAATCGACCAGTTTAAGAAGGGTTTGGATGAAAAAAGCCGTAATGCACGGCAAATTGGTAGATACTTGGACGACCTCAGGAAACTGGGGAAACTGCAGGAAGGAGTACCCACGGATCAGGGCGGAGTAATACAAGTAACGGTAAACAGAGAAGTTACAGATACCGCTGCTAAGCTTTTCTTTATGGATAGAAACGATAACCTGATCATTGGGACAGCGTTGTATTTCAAGCAGAAGTATCCAAATTCCCAGGTGATCCTGGTGTCCAAAGATGTGAATGTCCGTATCAAAGCAGATACTGTGGGCATTCACGCCGAGAACTTCGAGAATGACACGATCAATTTCGATGAATTCTATACCGGTTGGACACATGAAGAACTATCCGCTGACCTGGTTGACAAGCTAAAAAGCAGCGCTTATATAAACAATCCCTTCGAGAACCTCTATCCCAATCAATTTGTACGAATCACTTCCGAGGGGCATAGTGAGGATATTCAAAACCTGCGATTTAACGCAGAACACAATAAGCTGTACAAGCTTAGTCACTACACCGGCCAGGATGTCTTTGGCATCACAGCGCTGAATTTTGAGCAGGAGATGGCCCTGGATCTGCTGTTGGATGACGACATCAAACTGGTGAGCCTCTCTGGTAAAGCAGGCACAGGAAAGACTCTTCTGGCAATAGCAGCCGGGCTCGCCAAAGTGGTGGATGAAGAGCGCTACACCCGGCTGGTTATATCCCGTCCTATTTCTCCATTGGGTAAAGACTTGGGATATCTGCCCGGTAACAAAGCGGAGAAATTCAATCCCTGGATGCAACCGATTTATGATAACATGGACATTCTGCTTTCCTTGCACGAAGAGAAAGGAGACTCTCCCAAAAACAAGAAGAAAGCCACCATAGAAGACTATATGGATTACGGATTTCTGGAGCTGGAACCGCTTACCTACATCCGTGGACGCAGCTTACCGGATCAGTTTATCATCATCGATGAAGCGCAAAACCTGAGCCCTCACGAGATGAAGACCATCATTACCCGCGCCGGCAAAAACACCAAAGTGGTGCTTACAGGCGACCCCTATCAGATCGATATCCCTTATCTGGATGCTGTAAGCAACGGCCTCTCCGTGGCAGTGGAGAAACTGAAGGGAGAGGCGATGGTAGGTCACATGACACTGGAGAAAGGCGAGCGCTCGGCTCTGGCTGATCTGGCAGCCAAGTACTTCTGATGAAACAACATATCTCCGAACGTAGCTGGGTCGAGATCGACCTGGCAGCCTTTAGAAAGAACCTGCAATTGCTGAAAAGCCACATCAAGTCGCATCAGGATTTCCTGCAGATAGTGAAAGCAGATGCCTACGGGCACGGTGCCAAAGAAATCTCTGAAGCAGCCATGGCAGAAGGTGCCGTGTATCTGGGAGTAGCAAATCTGGAAGAAGGGAAGCTCTTGAGAATTCAGGGTATTGATGCCCCGATCATGATCCTCTCACCCAGTCTGGCGCATGAAATTGATGAGATTGTAAAGTATAACTTGGTACCCGCAATAAGTGATATGGAGTTTGCCAGCAAGCTATCTCAAGCTGCCCTGAAAGCTGAAGAAACTGTGAAAATCCACATCAAGGTCGATACCGGCATGCATCGCAGTGGCTGCAGAATCGAAGAAGCACCAGCATTTATAAAAAAAATCTATGCACTACCAGCTGTGGAAATTGAGGGCATATTCAGTCACTTCAGTTCTGCAGAAAACGATCCTGAGTTCACCTGCAGACAAGAAAATATGTTTAGGGATATTGTAGATCAATTACCCCAAAAACCTCGCTATATCCACATTTCAAACAGTGCTGCGCTGTTAAGGGAACGGGCAGATTTCTGCAATCTGGTGCGTATCGGTATATCCGGCTTTGGGATAGACAGCATCGGTGGTCTGGACGAAAGACTATCTCCGGTGATGACTTTTAAATCCACACTCAGCCAGATAAAAGAGATCAAAGCCGGGGAAAGCGTAGGTTATCAGCGCGAGTGGATCGCTACCAAGGATGGTTGTTATGGCATCATCCCCATCGGTTATGCAGACGGATACGACTTTCTGCTTTCAAATCAGGGGAAAGTACTGGTGGCAGGCTGTATCTGCCCAGTAATCGGCAGGATATCCATGGATATGATCACCATCGATCTCAGTGCTGCCCCCAAAGCCCGGTGTGGAGATGAAGTAGTGCTCTTGGGAAATGATCGTTCCGAATTACGGGCAGAGAACCTGGCAGCGCTTTACGGCGGCTCTGCCTACGAACTGCTATGTCAGGTAGGACGCCGGGCACGAAGGTTTTATAAGAGCAAAGATCACATTCTGCATAGTGCTCCCATGGCACGCAGGGATTTTATCGCCTCAGACTTTGGCGACAGTAAACTCAATCAGATCATCAGTTCTGCCTTGGCAAAGCGCTTGGAAAGCGATGAGATAGGAGAGTTGATTTATCGCGAGATTCTGCGAACCTTCTTTTTCAACAAAGATCGCGATGTGCATTATCGCCGTGCCTTCATCCATGAAATCCGTCTCTCGGATAGTGATAATGATGCTTATTTTAAGGCAGATACGCGCCTAAGCTACCATAAGGTATTGGAAAGTGATTACTTCATAGTAGCTTGTGCTGCTTCAGACGAGCTTTTGCGTGGTTATTTTATGCGGAAGGACGTAGAATACCGCTGGTTGTTGGATTCTTCACTGAGTCTAAGTACCGAAACCTTCCGGGTAAATGCCGTAAAGGTAAATGGAATAAGCCTTTCCAGTACTCTAAAACACAGTCCAGGAGCTTTGGAGATACGCTGTTCTCATCCTTCACTGGAGCAATTACGCGGGAAAGAAGTGGAATTTGAGATCAATACCAGCACACTGTATCCCAAATCATCCCACCAGCTTTCAGTGTTCATTTCGGAGCTCACACGGGGAGTGGAAATCTCCCTAAGCTATCCTGAGTCCCTGGAACATGTAGAACCGGTCAGTATCTTCTCCGGTCAACAGAAGAATCCCCCCATTAGCTGCGATAAGCGGCACATCACCTTAAAAACCAAAGATGATGAATGGATATTCCCGCTATCAGGAGTAGTATTTACCTACTGAGATAGTGCATACAAATCATCGGGCAACATGATCATGATATCGTGGGATGTTTGTAATCTATCACCAGTATCGTGATGTCGTCCTTGTGAGTGGCGCCCCGGGCATATTTGTGAACTTCGGATAAAATACCCTTTGCTGTAGTTTCAGGATTTGGTGGAGGCAGTTTGCGGAGGATTTCTTCGAAACCGGATATACCCAGGAATTCATCTTTGGTATTCATGGCCTCGGTGATGCCATCGGTAAAGAGAATCAGTTCATCCCCGATAATCAGATCAATCTCGTCATAGTCGATTGGCATATCCTCAAATACGCCCAGAGCAGTGCTATGAGTGTCGGGATAACGAGTGTAACTGCGGTCCATTTTACGGATAAACAAGGGTAGATGCCCGCAATTTGAATACTGCATTCGCCCGGTCTTCAGATCGATAATACCTAATAGTGCTGTAACGAAATTGGTCTCGATGTTGTTTCGGCACAGAAAGTTATTTAGTTTTCCCAGAAGTTCATTGCTGGTTTTATAATAAGGCGCTATCGAAGGTAATAAAGTGGAGACCATCGTCATTGCCATCGCAGCGACTATGCCCTTGCCCAGCACATCGGCAATCACAAAACAGAAGTGCTCGTCGTCAATCATAAAATAGTCGTACAAGTCGCCACCGATATCTCCAGCCGGTTCCAGAATGCCATAAGCACGCAATTCCTTGATACCAAAAGGATGAGTGGTATTGGTTGGGATCAGTTTGTTTTGAATCTCGCTGGCGTAAATCACATCACCGCGGATTTGATTCTTCTCGTCCGTAGTAATCCTCAAGTTTCTGATGTAGTCCTTTAGAGAGCTCTGCATGGCCGCAAAAGACTGAGCTAGTGTGGATATCTCAAAGGAATTGTTTGAAACTGGGATCTGTGCATCAAAATCCCCCGCTCCAATCCTATCAGCAGCGATGGCCAAACGTTTCAAAGGACGCGACACATTCAATGTCCGAGCATAAATGATGATGGCTACACTCAGAAAGATCAGGATGGATGCAATCGTCTGGATCATCAGAATTGTATCCACCTCACGCATCAGGACATCTTCCTCTACCGCTACTCCCACAGACCAGTGATTGCTCTGAAGGGGTTGATAATATACCCAGGTACCTCCGAAAGGAGATTTGCCATTGATCTTGATATGTCCCTGTTTACCGGATACCATTGCTTTACCAAGATCAGCAAGTACGGGAGATTGGTACTCCTCAGCAATGCTAAAGAGGCTTTGATTCATGATCAATTCAGTATTTGAATGCGCTACCAGAGTACCGGTGGTGGATACTAAAAAGCTGGAACCAATCTTGAAATAGCCGGATCCGGAGATGATTTCTTGCAGATAGCCCAGTTCGATGTCAAAGCGAATCAAACCGGTATTTACACCCTTTTCAAAGATGGGAAGGCAATAAGAGATGATCATCTCCCCTTTACCTTCGGTATCGACCCAAGGCTCCGTCCAATATGGCTTCTGCGTCATTTGCGGAATCTGGAACCAATCCTGGTAGCGGTATTCCGTCCCCCGTATCACTCTGGAGTAAAAGCGATGACGCATGGTATATAGAATCCGGGGTTCTTTCCCCTCGTAAACGCGGTCTGCCAGGCAGATGGAATGTACTTGAGGGTTCTCCATAAGAGTTTCACTCAGGAATGCGAAGTGTTGTTCTTCACTAAGCCCATAATTCAGGATCGCTGTGCGACTCATTGTGGCAAAACTCTCTACCCGGAACAAAATACTGTCGATCAAGTGGATACGTTCATGAGCTAAATGCCGCATGTTATCCAGTTGATTATCCATGATTACCCGGTTATAAAAGGCTCTGGTAACCAGTATAGACGCCAGAAAGATGATCAACATGAAAGCAAATACGAAGGATATCAGTTGGTAAGCTAATGTTCTGTCTTCTTTCTTACTCAGCATCCGGATAAAACTCCTCATAGGGAATGCGACGGGGAAATCCCATGTATTTGATCATCAAATCCATTGCTTCTTCGTAATTCTTCCGTTTCAAGATTCCCATCTCTGCGATGCTTGGCATTATCGCATCTTTCATATGGTTCAACATCCACTGTTGATGCGCCCGGTTTGCCCGGAGGTTGTCTTCCTTCATCATCTTCAGCACCAAATCCAGAGTTTCTTGTTCATGGCTGAAAGCGTAGAGCCAACCGTCAAGCGTCGCTTTCACAAAGGCTCTACATTCATTGGGGTGAGCTTTGTAGAACTCCGGTCTTACATAGAACCCTTCATCGGGAACTGTGAGCCCCAGCTCTTGCTGCTTTGCTATAAAGAGATATTCTGAAT
This sequence is a window from Candidatus Cloacimonadota bacterium. Protein-coding genes within it:
- the alr gene encoding alanine racemase: MKQHISERSWVEIDLAAFRKNLQLLKSHIKSHQDFLQIVKADAYGHGAKEISEAAMAEGAVYLGVANLEEGKLLRIQGIDAPIMILSPSLAHEIDEIVKYNLVPAISDMEFASKLSQAALKAEETVKIHIKVDTGMHRSGCRIEEAPAFIKKIYALPAVEIEGIFSHFSSAENDPEFTCRQENMFRDIVDQLPQKPRYIHISNSAALLRERADFCNLVRIGISGFGIDSIGGLDERLSPVMTFKSTLSQIKEIKAGESVGYQREWIATKDGCYGIIPIGYADGYDFLLSNQGKVLVAGCICPVIGRISMDMITIDLSAAPKARCGDEVVLLGNDRSELRAENLAALYGGSAYELLCQVGRRARRFYKSKDHILHSAPMARRDFIASDFGDSKLNQIISSALAKRLESDEIGELIYREILRTFFFNKDRDVHYRRAFIHEIRLSDSDNDAYFKADTRLSYHKVLESDYFIVACAASDELLRGYFMRKDVEYRWLLDSSLSLSTETFRVNAVKVNGISLSSTLKHSPGALEIRCSHPSLEQLRGKEVEFEINTSTLYPKSSHQLSVFISELTRGVEISLSYPESLEHVEPVSIFSGQQKNPPISCDKRHITLKTKDDEWIFPLSGVVFTY
- a CDS encoding cupin domain-containing protein produces the protein MRNFHQIIQLLNLLPHPEGGYYRRNWQSDMRAETLDASSKKIHNVRSVGSSIIYLLPSEEVSTWHRITCDEMWHFYDGSPLKLYMLDMNQGLITRILGINLEAEQLPQIIIPRNTWFCAEVAEDDSYSLCGCTLWPSFSYADFDLADRQKLVTDFPEHMALIDHIYEKTNGI
- a CDS encoding SpoIIE family protein phosphatase, producing MLSKKEDRTLAYQLISFVFAFMLIIFLASILVTRAFYNRVIMDNQLDNMRHLAHERIHLIDSILFRVESFATMSRTAILNYGLSEEQHFAFLSETLMENPQVHSICLADRVYEGKEPRILYTMRHRFYSRVIRGTEYRYQDWFQIPQMTQKPYWTEPWVDTEGKGEMIISYCLPIFEKGVNTGLIRFDIELGYLQEIISGSGYFKIGSSFLVSTTGTLVAHSNTELIMNQSLFSIAEEYQSPVLADLGKAMVSGKQGHIKINGKSPFGGTWVYYQPLQSNHWSVGVAVEEDVLMREVDTILMIQTIASILIFLSVAIIIYARTLNVSRPLKRLAIAADRIGAGDFDAQIPVSNNSFEISTLAQSFAAMQSSLKDYIRNLRITTDEKNQIRGDVIYASEIQNKLIPTNTTHPFGIKELRAYGILEPAGDIGGDLYDYFMIDDEHFCFVIADVLGKGIVAAMAMTMVSTLLPSIAPYYKTSNELLGKLNNFLCRNNIETNFVTALLGIIDLKTGRMQYSNCGHLPLFIRKMDRSYTRYPDTHSTALGVFEDMPIDYDEIDLIIGDELILFTDGITEAMNTKDEFLGISGFEEILRKLPPPNPETTAKGILSEVHKYARGATHKDDITILVIDYKHPTIS
- a CDS encoding PhoH family protein, whose translation is MEKKIFVLDTNVLIHNPRALFAFEDNRVVIPIVVIEEIDQFKKGLDEKSRNARQIGRYLDDLRKLGKLQEGVPTDQGGVIQVTVNREVTDTAAKLFFMDRNDNLIIGTALYFKQKYPNSQVILVSKDVNVRIKADTVGIHAENFENDTINFDEFYTGWTHEELSADLVDKLKSSAYINNPFENLYPNQFVRITSEGHSEDIQNLRFNAEHNKLYKLSHYTGQDVFGITALNFEQEMALDLLLDDDIKLVSLSGKAGTGKTLLAIAAGLAKVVDEERYTRLVISRPISPLGKDLGYLPGNKAEKFNPWMQPIYDNMDILLSLHEEKGDSPKNKKKATIEDYMDYGFLELEPLTYIRGRSLPDQFIIIDEAQNLSPHEMKTIITRAGKNTKVVLTGDPYQIDIPYLDAVSNGLSVAVEKLKGEAMVGHMTLEKGERSALADLAAKYF